In Streptomyces sp. NBC_01231, the sequence CCTCGACGACCCGCTGCTGGAACGTCAGGCCGGTGTCGCCGCGCGGCTCTACGACCTCGCCGCCCCGCATCCCCAGGACCTCTTCGTCGTCATCTCCAACTCCGGCGTCAACAACGTGATCGTCGAGATGGCCCTGCGCGCCAAGGAGCAGGGCCACCGGATCCTGGCCATCACCTCCCTCACCCACACCCGGGCGGTCCCCGCCGGCCACCCGAGCGGCAAGAAGCTCGCCGACCTCGCCGACGTCGTCCTCGACAACGCGGCCCCACGCGGCGACGCCCTCCTGGAACTCCCGAACGGCGGCGCGGTGTCCGCCCTGTCCACGCTCACCGGCGTGATGCTGGTCCAGATGGCGGTCGCGGAGGCCTCCGCCCTGCTCCTCGCCGCCGGTGAGAACCCTCCGGTGTACGTCTCGGCCAACGTGCCCGGCGGCTTCGAGGGCAACCTGGAGCTGGAGAAGCGGTACGCGGGCCGGATCCGGCGTACCGCGAGCTGAGCCGTCGGAGGGAACGGTGGCCGGGGCCCGGCAGTTGGCCCCGGCCACCGTTCCGTTTCCTACTCGACCGGTACGGGTGTCAGCGCGACGGCGAGCGGATACGCCCCGGTCGTCAGAGGCGCGCCCGTGGTGCCCTTCGCGGTGTCGACCGGTACCAGGGTGTTGCCGTCGGCGGTGGTCACGTACGCCGTGGCGCCGTTCCAGTCGAGGCCGACGTCGAAGGCCGACCTGCCGACCTCGATGCTCGGGCCGGGTGCGCCGGTGACCGTGTCGACCGGGGTGACCGAGTCGCCGTTGCTGGGGCTGATCCAGAGGGTGCGGCCGTCGGGTGAGAGGGCGAGGCCGTAGGCCTGGCCCGAGACCAGGAGCGTCGGCTCGGTGTCGTTGGTGGCGGTGTCGATGGGAGTGACCGTCGAGCCGCCGGAGTTGGACACGTAGACCGTCTTCCCGTCGGGCGCGGCCACCACGTTGAAGGGGCTGGGGCCCACCGGGACCGGGTCCTTCGCCGTGCCGGTGGTGAGGTCCACCGGGGTCACGGTGTTGTCGTGGATGTTCGCCACGTAGAGGGTCGTGCCGTCGGGCGTGATCGCCATGTTCTCCGGTCCGGAGCCGACCGTGACGGGAGTGCCCGCCTTCAGGGTGCCGGTGTCCACGGGCTGGACCGTGCCGTCCGTGTAGTTGGCGACCCAGAGGGTGTCGCCGTCGGGGGTGAGGGCGAGGCCGGCCGGGACGTGGCCCACGGCGACCGTGGCGGTGACCCTGCCGCTCGCCACGTCGATCACGCTGACCGTGTTCGAGCCCTGGTTGGCGGCGTAGGCGGTGCGACCGTCGGAGCTCACGACCACCTCGCCGGGGTTGTTGCCGACGGTGATGTTCGTGCTCGTGCCGGAGGCCAGGTCGACCGAACTGACCGACGCCCCGCTGAAGTCGGCGGTCAGCGCGCGGGACGAGCCCGCGCCGTCGGTGACCTGGATCGGGATCGCGCAGTCGAGGAGTCCCGTGCCCGACACGACGACGGAGTGGACCCCTTGCGCGACGGCGGTCAGAGTGACGGCGACCGAGGCGCTCCCCCCGGCCGGGACGGTCGCGGTGCCCTCGGCGGGCGAGGCGGTGACGCCGTCGGGTACGTCGAGCTTCCAGGTGACGGTCTTCGCGGATGTGGACCGCTTGTCGGACAGGGCGAGGGTCACCGTCTCGGAGGCTCCGGGCTTCAGGGAGAGGGAGGAGGGGGCGAAGGAGGCGTCGACGCCGGGGTCGGGCGCGTTCTCCAGCATCGTCGTGTAGAGGAACTGGTCCATGACGCCAGGGGAGACCTGCTGCGGAATCGCGTCGAGCTTCTTGCGCTCGGTCCTGAGCTCGTTCCAGTACGTGGTGACGGCGTCCGTGTCGCCCCGCTTGTTGGCGAGGAGCAGGTCCACCGCCGTGCGCCCCGCGGTGCCGTAGCGGCCGAGTTTGTCGAGCCACGCGGAGGTCTCGTCGAGGAAGCCGGGGTTGTCGAGGTGGGCGCGCAGTTCGGCCGGAGTCGCGGCCATGTCGGTGAAGTACGACGTCAGCCGGGCGGCCGCGCGGTCGAGCCCCTTGTCCTGCTCGTAGGCCGTGCGGAAGTCCGCGATGAGCCGGGCGAGGGTGGGGGACTCCGTCGTGTCGAGCTGGGAGGAGTAGTTGTTCTCGGCGAAGACGCGCAGCCATCGCGCCGCTTCGGGACCGGCGAGGTCGCGGGCGGAGGCGAGGAAGGCGGCCCGGGGGTCGTAGGCGTGCGGGTTCCACAGGTAGGCGGCGGAGGTGAACAGGGCGATCCGGCTCGCCTCGCCCTGGACCATGGGGTTCGCGGTCACCCCGGTCGCGGCGCTGGCGACTCCCGGCTCCCGGCCCGTGTAGGGGCCGAGCAGCAGCCGGCTGGTGACGTAGTCGTTCACCGGGTAGTTGTCCCAGACCAGGATCGGATGGCCGTACACCTGGCGGGCCTGCGTGACCTGGTCCGCGGTGATGGTCGGCGCGATGACGCCGACGCCGGTCCACTCCACGACCACGGACGGGTCGAGCTTGTCCCGCAGCGCCTTCTTGTACGGGGAGTCGGCGAGGTCGGAGTACTCGGTGGGGACCATCTCCAGCGGTTCCAGGTCCGGGTGTTCACCGGAGAACTCCTGCCAGACCCGGTTGAGGAGATGCGCCTGCGCGGCACCCGCCGCCCCGCCCCCGGTGCCGAACTCCTTCTCGTCGGCGTCGCAGTTCCACTTGGTGTAGCTGATGTCGTCCAGCGGGATCGCGAAGGAGCGGACGCCGATGGCGTAGAGCGAGTCGAACTTGTCCGTCAGGGCCTTGATGTCGGCGTCGGAGGAGTAGCAGACGGACAGACCGGGGGAGAGGGCGTAGGTGAAGCGGACGTGGTTGGCGGCGGCCCGGTCGACGAGTTCCTTCAACCGGCCCAGTTCGGCGGCCGGATAGGCGTCGCGCCAGCGGGCGCGCAGGTACTCGTCGTCCTTGGGGGAGTAGACGTAGACGTTCTGTTTTGTACGGCCGTAGAAGTCCAGCTGGTTCAGGCGCTCGGACTGGGTCCACGGAGTGCCGTAGAAACCCTCGATCACTCCGCGGAGCGCGGCGGTGGGCCAGTCGCGGACGGTCACCTCGGGCAACACCCGTGCGGATCCGAGGAGTTGGCGCAGGGTCTGGGCCGCGTAGAAGGTGCCCGTGGTGTCCACGCCGGAGAGGGCGAGGAGCGCCCGCCCGTTGCTCCGTCCGGAGGACAGGACGTAGCCGCCGGAGGCCAGGCCGGTCGGCGGGGTGGCGCCCAGCCGTTTCAGTGCCGTGCCCGTCGCGGTGTTCTCGTCGGGGCCGCCGAGATAGACGGTGAGTCCGGCCGCGGGTGGCCGGTCACCGGCGTCGACGGTGGTGATCCGGTCGGCTCCGGCGGCGCGCAGGGCGGTCTCGACGACCCGCCGGGCCGAGGGGTCGGTGCCGTGGCCGACGACCTCCACCACCCGGTCGGGGACGGTGATCCGACCCGGTCCCGTGCGCATGCTCTGGGGTGTCGGCCACACCTGCGGCACGCTCTGCCGGGGTTCCGCCGAGGCGTGTCCCGCGGGGACCGCGAGACCGATGGCCAGCAGCAGGGCGACGACGGTACGTCTGACGCGTGAGGGTGGAAGCACGGGTTCTCCTCAGAGGCCGCGGGTGAATTCATCCACCAAGTGATGTTAGAGATGTTGAATTGAGCATTCAATGGGGATGGGCCGACCGAGGTGGGTCAATGGGGTGGAGGGGAGCCGGGTTCAGTCCCGGCGGGCGACCAGTCGATAGGCGTTGGAGAGTCCGAGCCGATGGGAGAGGCGCTTGACGACCAGGCGGTCCAGGGCCGTGCCGAGGAGGAAGGCCGGGATGCCGGCGATCAGGACGGCGGCGCGCAGGACGCGGCGCAGGGCGGTCGGCGGGCCGGGGAGCCACGGGAGGTCGTCACGGGGCGCCGCCGTGTCCAGGGCCAGCCAGACCGCGGCCAGGAGGTCGACCGGGTCGTGGGGTTCGGCGTGCTGTTCCGCGACCACGGTGAAGCCGAGGTCCGTGAGGCGGGCGCGCAGGTTCCCGACGGGGACGAAGTGCAGGTGCTGCGGCTGGAGCCAGGGCAGCCACCAGCGGCCGAGGAGGCGGGCGTAGCGGCTGTCGGGGTCGGGGACCTCGATCAGCAGGTGACCGCCGGGACGGATCGCCCGGTGCGCGGCCCGCAGTTCGAGGTCGGGCCGGGTGCTGTGTTCCAGGTAGTGGAACATGCTGACGACGTCGTAGTGGCCGGAGAGGTCCGGGGCGAGTTCGGGAAAACTGCCTCGGTAACCGCGCTCCACACGGCCCGCGCGCTCGGCGAGTTCGGCGCCGTCGGTGAAGTCGAGGCCGTCGAACGTGGTGTCCGCGTACACCGTGCGGGCCGCCTCGCAGAAGTGGCCGTGTCCGGTACCGACGTCCAGCCAGTTCTTCGGGGCCGCGGCGAAGGGGAGCAGGGACTCGGCGCGCTCCTCGTACATACGAGTGCGGCCCGCGAAGGTGTTGCCGAGCTGCTTCTCGCCCAGACCGTCGTAGAAGTCCCGGTAGTAGAACTCCAGCCCCGCCTCGCTCAGTCGGGGGTTCTGGAAGGTGTGCCGGCAGTCCTGGCAGCGGTCCAGGACGAAGCGGCCCGGCTTGTGCTGGAGGAGGTCGGTGGTGCGCAGCCTGGTCTCGAGACGCGCCGAGCCGCACCAGGGACAGGTGGTGCGCGGGGGCTCGAAGAAGCGGTCCAGGCCCTCGGCCAGATCGGCCGCGTACCCGGGCCGCAGGGCGGAGACCTGGTCGGCGCGGCTCGGCGGAGCCGGTTCCGGCATGGCGCCGGTGCCGGCCTCGGACCCGGACTCGGGCTGTTGCGCGCTGCTCACGTCGCTCACGGGGTCTCCTTCGGGGCTGCGCCGGTGGCCAGTCGTTCCAGGTGAGTCGCTGCCGCCCCGGTGCCGCCGGCCGCGCGGAACGCCGTACGGACACGGTCGGCCGCGACCCGGTACCCGGGCTCGTGGAGCACCGCGTCGATCGCCGCTCCCAGCTTGGCCGCGGTGACCCGGCCGAACCGGACCCGGACGCCCGCCCCCGCGTCGGTCACCTGCGCGGCGACCACCGGCTGGTCGTCGCGGATGGGCGCCACGACGAGCGGGACGCCGTGCCACAGGGCCTCGCAGACGGTGTTGTGCCCGGCGTGGCAGACGACCGCGTCGACCCGTTCGAGAAGCGGGAGTTGAGGGACCGAGGAACGGACCAGTACGTCCTTGTCGTCGTCCGCCTGCGTCGCGAGGACCCCTCCCGGGTCGGCGACGACCGCCTGCACGCGGTCCGCCCGGGCGCGCAGAGCGGTCAGGCACTCGGTGAGGAACCGCACGCCCACATCGGTGTTGGCGGTGCCGAGGGTGACCAGGACCGTGGCGCGCGCGGGGTCCAGCCGGTCCCAGGGGAAGTCGGACCCGGCCGGGCGGCGGGCGATCGACGGGCCGACCCAGTGGACGGGGCCGTTCGTCATGGCGTGGGCACCGACCAGCTCCGGAGTGCTGAACGCGAGTACCAGATGCGGGGAGAAGCGGGGGTCGGCGGTCCCCGACGGGCTCCCGCCGACGCGGGCCCGCAGACCCTCCAGGCACGTCTCCATCCAGGTGGTGATCCCGGGCAACCCGGAAAGCGCGCCGCCGAGTTCGGCCGTCGTGGTCGCCGACGTGGCCCACCGCACGCCCGTCGACTCGGCGACCAGCCCGCCGGCGAAGGCCTGCTGGTCGGCGACCACCACATCCGGGCGGAACTCCTCGACGGCCGCCCGCACGCCC encodes:
- a CDS encoding beta-N-acetylglucosaminidase domain-containing protein, whose translation is MLPPSRVRRTVVALLLAIGLAVPAGHASAEPRQSVPQVWPTPQSMRTGPGRITVPDRVVEVVGHGTDPSARRVVETALRAAGADRITTVDAGDRPPAAGLTVYLGGPDENTATGTALKRLGATPPTGLASGGYVLSSGRSNGRALLALSGVDTTGTFYAAQTLRQLLGSARVLPEVTVRDWPTAALRGVIEGFYGTPWTQSERLNQLDFYGRTKQNVYVYSPKDDEYLRARWRDAYPAAELGRLKELVDRAAANHVRFTYALSPGLSVCYSSDADIKALTDKFDSLYAIGVRSFAIPLDDISYTKWNCDADEKEFGTGGGAAGAAQAHLLNRVWQEFSGEHPDLEPLEMVPTEYSDLADSPYKKALRDKLDPSVVVEWTGVGVIAPTITADQVTQARQVYGHPILVWDNYPVNDYVTSRLLLGPYTGREPGVASAATGVTANPMVQGEASRIALFTSAAYLWNPHAYDPRAAFLASARDLAGPEAARWLRVFAENNYSSQLDTTESPTLARLIADFRTAYEQDKGLDRAAARLTSYFTDMAATPAELRAHLDNPGFLDETSAWLDKLGRYGTAGRTAVDLLLANKRGDTDAVTTYWNELRTERKKLDAIPQQVSPGVMDQFLYTTMLENAPDPGVDASFAPSSLSLKPGASETVTLALSDKRSTSAKTVTWKLDVPDGVTASPAEGTATVPAGGSASVAVTLTAVAQGVHSVVVSGTGLLDCAIPIQVTDGAGSSRALTADFSGASVSSVDLASGTSTNITVGNNPGEVVVSSDGRTAYAANQGSNTVSVIDVASGRVTATVAVGHVPAGLALTPDGDTLWVANYTDGTVQPVDTGTLKAGTPVTVGSGPENMAITPDGTTLYVANIHDNTVTPVDLTTGTAKDPVPVGPSPFNVVAAPDGKTVYVSNSGGSTVTPIDTATNDTEPTLLVSGQAYGLALSPDGRTLWISPSNGDSVTPVDTVTGAPGPSIEVGRSAFDVGLDWNGATAYVTTADGNTLVPVDTAKGTTGAPLTTGAYPLAVALTPVPVE
- a CDS encoding class I SAM-dependent methyltransferase, with protein sequence MPEPAPPSRADQVSALRPGYAADLAEGLDRFFEPPRTTCPWCGSARLETRLRTTDLLQHKPGRFVLDRCQDCRHTFQNPRLSEAGLEFYYRDFYDGLGEKQLGNTFAGRTRMYEERAESLLPFAAAPKNWLDVGTGHGHFCEAARTVYADTTFDGLDFTDGAELAERAGRVERGYRGSFPELAPDLSGHYDVVSMFHYLEHSTRPDLELRAAHRAIRPGGHLLIEVPDPDSRYARLLGRWWLPWLQPQHLHFVPVGNLRARLTDLGFTVVAEQHAEPHDPVDLLAAVWLALDTAAPRDDLPWLPGPPTALRRVLRAAVLIAGIPAFLLGTALDRLVVKRLSHRLGLSNAYRLVARRD
- a CDS encoding glycosyltransferase; this translates as MSGFLFVVPPLVGHINPAVGVAAELAGHGHRVAWACADPALVLRLAGAGAEVFPCAGPVLGADGARRPPELRGPQALKFLWEWYLVPLAEAMAPGVRAAVEEFRPDVVVADQQAFAGGLVAESTGVRWATSATTTAELGGALSGLPGITTWMETCLEGLRARVGGSPSGTADPRFSPHLVLAFSTPELVGAHAMTNGPVHWVGPSIARRPAGSDFPWDRLDPARATVLVTLGTANTDVGVRFLTECLTALRARADRVQAVVADPGGVLATQADDDKDVLVRSSVPQLPLLERVDAVVCHAGHNTVCEALWHGVPLVVAPIRDDQPVVAAQVTDAGAGVRVRFGRVTAAKLGAAIDAVLHEPGYRVAADRVRTAFRAAGGTGAAATHLERLATGAAPKETP
- a CDS encoding SIS domain-containing protein — translated: MSVESVSAQGFARASLAVLQHITESAREDVARAAGLIADTIRANGVIQAFGTGHSQAIVLELAGRAGGLVPTNRLSIADLVLYGGDDPTVLDDPLLERQAGVAARLYDLAAPHPQDLFVVISNSGVNNVIVEMALRAKEQGHRILAITSLTHTRAVPAGHPSGKKLADLADVVLDNAAPRGDALLELPNGGAVSALSTLTGVMLVQMAVAEASALLLAAGENPPVYVSANVPGGFEGNLELEKRYAGRIRRTAS